The Streptomyces hundungensis genome contains the following window.
GCCCTGCGCGTCGAGCCGGTAGACGGCAGCCGAGATTATCCGGTCGTCGCGGGCGAGGCCGGTGGTCTCGACGTCGACGACCGCGTACCCCGGTGGGTAGGCGGTCGGCCACGTCGCTGCTGTCGTCAGGTCGTCGAGCATGGTCACAGAGAATACGGGCCCGCACTGACAGCGCGGGCCGCGCCCGGGGTCGTGACGGGGCGCACGGGGTCGGCTCCCGCCGGGCCGGGTGCCCCAACTGGCGCCCGGAACAGCCGATATGGGTGGCCGACGGACCGCGCGGAAGCCACCCCCTCGGGTGTCGGGATGAGGGCCGGGCCACACCACCCGGCGGCCCGGGGGCGGTCGGGACGAGCCCCGCGCGCCCCTCTCGTCCGCTCGCGCACCCTCTCGTCCGCTCGCGCAGCCTCTTTCTCTCGCTCGCGAATCCCCTCTCCTCACGCCCGCGGGTCTACGAGCAGTCCCGCCACGAGGGCCTTGACCGAGTCGTCGAACAAGCGGTCCTGGTCCACCGGTGTGCCGAGGGCGCGGGCCAGCGCCGGGTCCTGTTCGGCCGCGGCCGCGTGCCACAGCTCCTCCTCGGCCGGGCGCTGGAGGGGTGCGCGCTCCCGGTTGCGCTCGACCAGGACGTACCCCACCACCTGGAACTGGACGGCCCGCACCGCCTGGGCCGCGCGCGCTCCGCGCAGCCCCGCCGCGTGCATCTCGTGGACCAGGGCCTGCTGGGCGGGGAGGAACATCCGCTCGGTCAGACCGCGTTCGTGCACCATCGCGATCAGATGCGGGCGGGTGCGCAGCTCGCGGCGCAGGGTGCGCGCGACCGACATCACCCGCGCGGCCGGGGTGTGCCCGCGCGGCTCGATCTCGCCCAGCTCCTCGACGGTCCGCTCGACCAGCGCGTCCAGGAGCG
Protein-coding sequences here:
- a CDS encoding TetR/AcrR family transcriptional regulator, producing the protein MTRASLTREEVLLAAGSLVRRHGPAALTMRALAAELGTAVTSIYWHVGNRESLLDALVERTVEELGEIEPRGHTPAARVMSVARTLRRELRTRPHLIAMVHERGLTERMFLPAQQALVHEMHAAGLRGARAAQAVRAVQFQVVGYVLVERNRERAPLQRPAEEELWHAAAAEQDPALARALGTPVDQDRLFDDSVKALVAGLLVDPRA